GCGTTGGGAGCCTGGTGGACCGTGAACAGTCTCCTGTCGGCCGTCATGCTCGCGGCGACATTGTATGCCGGTACGGTGATTCTGCCGCGGGCAACGGTGCTGCGGCCGCAGATCCACGGGGCCGAGGCGCCACAGGACGTCAAAGACGAGTTTCAACGCCTGCACGGATTGGCCGTGACCCTGAACGGTGCGGTCTTGATGTGCGGTCTCGCTGTCAGCGCCATCACGGCGGCCAGCCTGCGGCCGTAAATGCCCGCACGCGTGATCTCCGAGAACATGCAGGGATGATCCGTCCTGTTCCAACCCGCCCCTGGCGTGGGCGTTCCCTCTTGTTTGATCTGTTTGGGACGCTGGTGCACTTCCGTCCCCGTGTGCCTGCGGTTGAAGCGGCGGGAGCACCGTGGCGCTCGGCGATGCATTGGTTGCAAGAGGCGGCGGCCAGCGAACTACCGCACGTCCGTTTCGATGACCTGCTGACTGCCTTGATGAACGTCACCCAAGATGTGGTCCGGCAGCGTCCACCCGAGTATCGTGAAGTACCGTCGTGCGAACGCTTCCGCCGGGCGTTGCTACAGCTCGACGTCGACGCGCGCGAAGCCCCAGCGCTTGCCGAGCGCCTGTCGCTGGTGCACATGTCCCACCTGGCTTCGATGACCGTCTTGCCGCCGGCGCATCCGCGCGTGCTGCAGGAGCTTGCTGCGCGCTATCGCTTGGGGGTGGTCTCGAACTTCGACCATGCCCTCACGGCGCGGCGCATCCTTGACGATCACGGTCTGACCGGCTTCTTCGAAGCCATCGTCATCTCCGAGGACTTCGGCCAACGCAAACCACACCCCGCAATTTTCGAGGCGGCGCTGCGGACGCTCGAGGTGGCAGCCGAAGACGCCCTGTTCATCGGCGACAGCCTCAGTGATGACGTGACCGGAGCCCGGAATGCGGGTCTGGCGGTAGCTTGGATCAACGCCAAGCATGATCCGCTACCTCCCAACGCGCACGCGCCGGACTATGTCATCGCTGCACTCAGCGATCTGCTGGCGCTCCTGGAGTGAGGCTCACGACGAGTGCTTCTTTCGGTGCTTCTTTGCCGGTGGCGCTGGGGTCTGGGTTGCCGATCCCGGCGTCGTTGAGCCCACTGTGGCCGCGGTTGCCGTGCTTTGCGGCTGCGGCGTCCGCGCTGGCGCTGTTGCGGTTGCCGGCGCAGGTGTGCGCCGTGCAGTTGGGGTAAGCGGCACGGCAGCAGTTGCGGCCGGTTGAGTTGCCGACTCAGCCGGCGTGCCTTCCTCGCCTGCCGGCGGTGCTTGCCCCGTAACTGCCTCCCGATCCCCTGCTGCTGGCGGCAGCGCTGCGGGCGGAGCCAGCGCACCGGGGATTCCCGGAGCCGCTCCAGGTGCTGAAACAATCGGTGCGGGTGCAACCGGGACGGCTGCCGGCGGCAGGGGAGGACGCACCGGGTTGTCTGGCGATCCACTAGGCCCAGACGCGAGACATGGCGTGTTTCCGACCAACGCTTGTATGGAGATGTTTTGGTCGTAAATCCGGCCGCCAGTCGGGGCAGCAAAGATCAGGTTCC
The Candidatus Binatia bacterium genome window above contains:
- a CDS encoding DUF4149 domain-containing protein, with translation MLYVIKWLYLIALILWVGEVVFFSFVAAPSLFRIFPPAEAGRAVGAIFPTYYRIGYACGGVLLVGSLVFIRGGALGAWWTVNSLLSAVMLAATLYAGTVILPRATVLRPQIHGAEAPQDVKDEFQRLHGLAVTLNGAVLMCGLAVSAITAASLRP
- a CDS encoding HAD family hydrolase, translating into MIRPVPTRPWRGRSLLFDLFGTLVHFRPRVPAVEAAGAPWRSAMHWLQEAAASELPHVRFDDLLTALMNVTQDVVRQRPPEYREVPSCERFRRALLQLDVDAREAPALAERLSLVHMSHLASMTVLPPAHPRVLQELAARYRLGVVSNFDHALTARRILDDHGLTGFFEAIVISEDFGQRKPHPAIFEAALRTLEVAAEDALFIGDSLSDDVTGARNAGLAVAWINAKHDPLPPNAHAPDYVIAALSDLLALLE